The region CCGGTCGCCGGACAGCCCGGCGTAGCGGGAGAAGTCCAGCGGGGCGCCGAACCTGATTTTGACCCGCTTGGGGCGGGGGATCAGTTTGCCCGGCGGTCGGATCTCGTCCGCGTTGAGCATCACCACCGGTACGACCGGGGCGCCGCTGTGCAGCGCCAGCCGGGCCACCCCGGTCTTGCCCCGGTAGAGCCGGCCGTCGGGTGAGCGGGTGCCCTCGGGGTAGATGCCGGCGAGGTTGCCGGCGCACAGCACCCGCAGTTGGGTGTCGAGGGCGGCTCGGGCGGCCCGCCCGCCGCCGCGGTCGACCGGGATGGTGCCGGTGCCGACGAAGAAGGCTCGGATCAGCCACCCCTTCGGCCCTCGGCCGGTGAAGTATTCGGCTTTTGCGACGAAGGTCACTTTTCGCTTCACCATCAGCGGCATCAGGACCGGATCCGCGAACGACAGATGGTTGCCCGCGATGATCGCCGGACCCGTCGCGGGGACGTTCCCCCTCCCCTCGACCTGCGGCCGGAAGATCAGCCTCAGCCAGGGCCCGAGGATGACGTACTTCATCAGCCAGTACAGCACGGGCGTCCCTCCCGAGCCGGTTCCGTGTCCGTACCGGGCCGGCTCTGCGGGCGGATCTGTCGGGAATGAGCCTACGAAGCGAGTACGGCGCG is a window of Micromonospora sp. NBC_01699 DNA encoding:
- a CDS encoding lysophospholipid acyltransferase family protein — protein: MLYWLMKYVILGPWLRLIFRPQVEGRGNVPATGPAIIAGNHLSFADPVLMPLMVKRKVTFVAKAEYFTGRGPKGWLIRAFFVGTGTIPVDRGGGRAARAALDTQLRVLCAGNLAGIYPEGTRSPDGRLYRGKTGVARLALHSGAPVVPVVMLNADEIRPPGKLIPRPKRVKIRFGAPLDFSRYAGLSGDRFVERAVTDEIMYELMRLSGREYVDVYAQQVRNRQTRAGAGTPPEPAEPVDPLAA